In the Sediminibacter sp. Hel_I_10 genome, one interval contains:
- a CDS encoding DUF3109 family protein produces the protein MFQLGKTIVSEDIIEKDFVCNLSACKGACCIDGDAGAPLEAAETQILKDIYPKVKPFLRKAGIEAIESQGTHTTNDFGEHETPLINGADCAYVIFDNKKTALCGIEEAYNQGEISWKKPVSCHLYPIRVKDYSEFSAINYDKWEICDDACTLGKELQVPIYKFVKEALIRKFGENWYTELEKVAKDYK, from the coding sequence ATGTTTCAACTAGGAAAAACGATTGTTTCAGAAGATATTATTGAAAAGGATTTTGTATGTAATTTATCGGCTTGCAAAGGGGCCTGTTGTATTGATGGAGATGCCGGTGCGCCTTTAGAAGCAGCTGAAACGCAGATCTTAAAAGACATTTACCCGAAAGTCAAACCATTTTTAAGAAAGGCGGGTATAGAAGCTATCGAAAGCCAAGGAACGCATACCACCAATGATTTTGGAGAGCACGAAACCCCTTTGATTAATGGGGCTGATTGTGCCTACGTTATTTTTGATAATAAGAAAACGGCGCTTTGCGGTATTGAAGAGGCTTATAATCAAGGAGAGATTTCATGGAAAAAGCCAGTATCTTGTCATTTGTATCCAATTCGTGTAAAGGATTATTCAGAATTTTCAGCCATAAATTATGACAAATGGGAAATCTGCGATGATGCTTGTACCTTAGGTAAAGAATTACAAGTGCCCATTTATAAATTTGTCAAGGAGGCGCTTATTAGAAAATTTGGTGAAAATTGGTACACTGAGCTAGAGAAGGTGGCAAAGGATTACAAATAG
- a CDS encoding MarC family protein has product MQLNIKEIVTTFMVLFAVIDIIGNIPIIIDLRKKAGHIQSEKASIIAGIIMVLFLFLGKTILSLIGIGVNSFAVAGAFILFFIALEMILGITLYKEDENAAMTASVFPLAFPLIAGPGSLTTLLSLRAEYRIENIIIAVILNVIIIFIVLKTSARIERMIGQNGINIIRKVFGVVLLAIAVKLFAHNIKALFEIV; this is encoded by the coding sequence ATCCAGTTAAACATCAAGGAAATTGTTACCACATTCATGGTACTCTTTGCCGTAATAGATATTATAGGCAACATCCCTATAATCATAGATCTGCGCAAGAAAGCGGGACACATTCAAAGTGAAAAGGCTTCCATAATAGCAGGTATCATTATGGTCTTATTTTTATTTTTGGGAAAAACCATATTGTCGCTCATTGGTATTGGCGTGAACTCATTTGCTGTTGCCGGTGCATTCATTCTGTTTTTTATTGCTTTGGAAATGATCTTGGGCATTACCTTATATAAGGAAGATGAAAACGCCGCCATGACCGCTTCTGTTTTCCCTCTGGCTTTTCCACTTATTGCAGGCCCAGGAAGTTTAACCACATTACTATCCTTAAGAGCCGAATATCGTATTGAAAACATCATCATTGCGGTTATCCTAAATGTTATCATTATCTTTATAGTCTTAAAAACCTCAGCGAGAATAGAACGCATGATAGGTCAAAACGGCATCAATATTATTAGAAAAGTGTTTGGCGTTGTTTTATTGGCCATTGCTGTGAAATTATTTGCCCACAATATCAAAGCGTTATTTGAAATTGTCTAA